The stretch of DNA CGCCACAACCCTCATCCGCACAGAGTGACACACATTCCAGGTGAGTACGCACAAGCTTTGTGTTTCTATGCCTACATTGTACAAAGTCAAgcataaaaaaacatttaacttGTTGTGGTTGGAAATGGTATATCTCCCATGCTCCAGTGTCTAAATACCCTTGAACTCATGGTTATACACTGATGAGCCAAAATTTCATGACCATCACAGTCCCAGGTGAAGCAAATAACATCTCCAAACAAGGGCACATGCAGTGTTACCTACCAACGGTGGTCTGAGGGACAAACCACAAACCCCACAAGGTGTTGGGCACCCAAGGCTGATCGATGCTCGAGAGCAGCAAAGGCTATCCTGTCTGGTCCGAACTAACAGAAGATCTACTATGGCACAAGTCACAGACAATGTTAAGCATGATTACAGGAGAAATGTACCATGTTTCCCACATCAGTGTGTATTTCATGTATTTGGCCTGTGCTCTATGTGAAATAATTTGGTTTGAGGTGCACTATTTGCATTTGCAGGATAAGCAGTGTAGCCTATACAATATTGGAACAAGCCATTCTGTAATTTAGTTGACATTACCAAAGTCGGCATTCAATGTTGAACAGTATGGAACAGTAAACCCTAGCTTTTTAATGGCATCCATCCACattttttttccattttcagCTTATAAGTTTTTACTGAGATGTTTTGCAAATGACAACTTTAAATGACAACATAACTTCAGCTGTTATTATTTAAAGATGCtgaaagtggaattgaaaatgagttttaagttcatcacaccacagactgATGTGTTGTTAattacccatccaaatttgaataaaaaaaacacagacaagtatgttaaattaggctttgaaattgtgagaaaatcagcagtcttctctgcttgagactgggggggcgtgttgaaggagctgaagctccaccccctcgaatttattgaatttagcaacaacagcaacactagctaaatcaattgcagatatcagaacagacctacctgcagtctctgagtgttttatgtgttaattactttgtgtttgcatcgtaccagctgagtaacagaatgccaccgtctgtgatctgacataGATGGCTGTGACGTAGGTAGGTTGGGTTTTTCCCCCGCCTAtataaaacctgagctgaaaacgggagagaaactgttcaacggtctaactccacatttcagtgcgacaaagttttcgcgctttgcacatgctttcaggaactcatttcacacgtatgtaatgtactgagaagcaattcatggaatttgctttacagcatctttaacaaGAAAGGGTCTTAGCAACACTGTTGATAAAACAAATCCACCTTTCCTGTTTTTCCATTCTCACTCTGAAAATGTATGCTACATTTAGTTGAGTCTTTCCAGGATAACATTAAATTGATGTAGTTGCTACCATGAACAGAATGTTCATTAAATGTTACAATGCTTTTATGGCACCAGAATGTATGCTTATGTATGTTACCTTAAAAAAAATGCAGTCCTGCTACTTATTTCTTTTTACTCTCAGTATTCACATTAAGTTTATTGTATGATGGCAATGACACTGCATAAATGCTAAGTTACTTGTTGTGTGTTAATTGTCCATAAAGAATGGCTCTAACTAATAATGTACTAATAAAGCACACCTCACCCCAATTCAATTTGTTGCCTGGGCGATGCTCTGCTGTCTATACATCCAGACTCCTATGGCAATGACTATCCTACAGGTtcaaagagaaaaaaagcactATTAGTGGGGATTAAAACCTTACACTTACATTAGAACATTTTAATGCCTTTGCCATACAATTACCATAGTAACTACAGTATAATGACACCAAATGGTACACCACTAATGAAATATTTTATTACTTCCAAGTTAACTAAATATTTGCCAGTGGACCAATTGTAATTTCAGAGATAAGGGAAGATGTTCTTCCCCAAGTACTACCAGTTGCCAAACAATCCAGAATAGTGATACATCCAATAATTTATCATCTTATCAAGAGTCTGGCCCTCCCGCGAGATGCCTTTGATGTTATCACTTCTGTTCCCAGTATGGTTGATGTGGTGGTTCTCCCTTCAGGCTACAGCTTTGGTTCCCTCACACTTGAGAAGAAGAGGTTGACAGAGAACTGCATATGAACAACATACTTGGTTGATAACTTGAAAAGCATCTTTGGAATTAATCTCTCTGTTCTTCCTTCTCATTCAGGTCTTAATGGAAAGCCAGTGTGTATGGTGAATGATGACTGGTATATGGCAACGTCCTTATTTCCTCATCCACTTATTAAGAGTCAAGTATTTAGGACAACTACAGGGGCGCCATTTGCCCTGCCTTTTGGACACTGTTCATATGGAGGTACAAGTGCAAAACACAGGGCAGGTGAGTTCATGAATGTGTTGCAGAATGTGTATGTAACACATTAATAAACATTGTTATGAAATGTACCCACTTAAATATGTAACAGTATCTGTGGAACGTGAATTTTTGGTTCAACAGTTTAGAATACACAGGATTGTAATGACCACTTGATCCCCAAACTTTCTTTTGCTTTGCAGCACTGTTATCAGAGGCCTGGAAAGAGGAGCTTAAAGAGCTGGCGGCCAAAGTCAATATTTCTTCCCAAATAAAAGATGTCAAGAAAGAGGCATGATTTAACATTCCTTTTTTGCATTTGTCATGTTGTACACTATACATGGAACATTATTTTCTTTGACAAATCATGTTTCGTAATGAATTATGGTTCTGTTCACAATTCGCCTGCAGCAACCAGGAGAGGCACTTGTTCGCAGAAAGACACAGTATTCTGCTCAGACAGGAAGAATCATCCCTCAATCTTCCCTAGTTTATCAGCGGcgccctcatcctcaccctctGTGTTACACCTCATCCCTCTATGACCAGGAACTCATGGTAAATTATTCTATCACAGCAGTTCATTTAAAGAAGTCTTTACTTTTATGTCATATTTTTTGCGCTTTTATGCGGAATAGTGTATTTTCTTAATCAGCATGGATTGGTATCAACATTGCTCTGTGGATTAATGGACAAAGTCCCTTTGTTAGCATATAAATAATTTTTTATGTCATACCAATTTTCCTCAGAAATATATAAACCATTACAGGGTGTagccagaaaaatatttttgggtaggcctagaaaaatatggataggcatcttttcagGGTTTTTTTACTTATatactttgcgatgtgcactTGGTGCATAATATTTTGGAGATATTTTCGTCTTTGGGTAGGCGTTACAACAAATTGGGTAGGCCTGTGCCTACCCAGTCCtacccgtggctacgcccctgtttCAAAGGAACAGGTTTCCCTGAAGACTGACATGTATGTGTTGAAGGAGTCAACCCTCTGTATAGGCTGTCCACATACTTGCTTGTAGCTGTCTTTTCATCCTTTCTTGAAATGCCAACCAGTTGTCAGGCAGTCTCTAACACTGGTTGCTCTCAACAGGTGTTGGAGTTGCTGTGTCAGATCCTGCAGACAGACTCCTTGTCTCTGGTACAGCAGTGGCTTCTCCTGGCAGGCCAGAGGGGTAAGATACATTGTTAACCTCATCCTGCATGAGCTAACACAGCTGCCACATGTACTCAACCCCTCTAAAATGTTTAGAAGAAGTTTGCAAATGAAGCTGATGTTGACGATCAGGCTTACTGTCAGTGTCAGTGTTTTCCATGACTACAACATACTACTTTATGTTGCTCTAACAGTTGTTCTGTAAATCTCTAGAAAAGGACATGGTGATGCAGTTGATTCAACAGGCCATGGAGGACAGTGATCTCTCCAGCCATCAGCAGAGGCTGTATCAGGGTCCACTCCAGGCTCCTCAAACATCTATGACAGCTCAAATTCAGGGTCCACCTCAGGCTTTTATTCCTCGTACATCTGTGACTGCTCAGATTCCTTCCCGGGGCCAGTTGCAAAGAAAGCAAAGACTCACTGGGTTGGATGACAATTTCATCTaggattacaatttgaataTTGTGAATTGTATTAGAtgcaaataaatattttatttacatCCATAGTTCCCTCAAGACTCACCCTCGCTCCATGGAAGATAGACCAGGTAAAATATAAATTTAGAAATCAGACAACTCTGTAAAACTTAATGTTTCTAAATTATTTTGCTGCCTTCAAAGTCAGATTGAACTAAATACGACATTTGCCGTTGTTTAAGAAAACACTGACTTGGTCTTGAGTGTCTTCTCTGACTTTAATGATGGTCCACATACAACATTGACATTTTGTAAATGCCACACAGACTTTTCAACGAAGAGCCGTAGACAGTAGCATTAAAGGGTAACATCAGTTTTATGGGTTTTATTCTCATGTGCTTTTAGCTTTGATTAGATAGTCTTTTCCTTTCATTCTCTGTGTGGCCACATATAAACCATGGAGATCAGAGACGGTAACAGTATTCACCTTTATCAATGACTTTTAGATCTCATTTTGGTCTCATAAGAGCAGGAACTACATTTACCATAACAATCAACAATGTGACTTAACATTGTTATGTTTTTCAttaagaaatgttttatttcatcCAATCTGTTTACAGTTAAACATAGATAATACATATGTGCACTTGTACAGTGATAATTGATGCACTTATCTTCTCTGCATAGAGAACATTGGAGAAGCAGAGGTCCTTGAAATCCACCGGGACAACCCCTGTCCGCCCTGTGATGAAGAGGATGGGGAAGATCAGTCCTCTTTCTGATAGTAATTCCTCCATTTGGACCATGTTTGGTTCTACCTATAGGCAGAAGACTGCTCACATACCTTCTTCAGTTATGCTTCATTTACATTATTGTTCTGTAATGCTTTTCTTTTTTAACCAATACAATTAGGAGGGTCAATTTTAAAGAGGAGGACAAACAAATTAATTTTCACTTGTTTCTTAAAAGGTTATTAAGACAGTTGGTCTGCTTGAAAACATGATCTAGCTGAATATAAATAACGTAGAATCAAATGATTATTGGTTTTCTCTGTGCAGTGTGTTTACTTTGTTTTGTATTACAGATTTCTTTTCTGTGTAAAATTCCCTAACCTTTTAATAATATGGTACAGTTTGATCATCTTAATTAAAGCAAGGATGTGTAATcgttttttaaaatattttttatactGGTTGAAGGTCTCTTCACATCCTGATAACAATCAATAATTTAAGTGGTCTAAATGTGAAaatatgtatacagtatatatcttCTGTGGAAGGGACATGACAAAAATGATCgaccaatcattgcattcggcCTGAATTTAATGATAGGATGTCCTTCCTGTCTGTATATCTACATTTGCAAATCTTGTTTGCACCACTTGTTTGCACTATCATTAGCTCGGGTTCCTTGTTGCTGTGCAGAGCGAACGTGACAATGGAGGGCAAACCGCAGCAACCTTCTGTTCCTCCTGAAACACAAGTAAAAGCAAAGACTGAATGAGTGACTGTAttagaaacaacaacaaataaaaacatctgGATCAACAGCGGTTTAAAAACAGAATCAACATAGGTGTTGCTTTTCCATGCTGGAGGCAACTGCAAATCAAAGGATCTGAAAACCGGcagtttgatttgttttttatctATTTTGTTATTAATGGAATTAAGTATTTAtactctgctctgtgtgtgtgttcttctgtaCTAGAGGAGGCGTGGCTTTTGGACAAACCTCTGAAGCAATGGCAGGATATGCTTTAAAAGTTAGCTCACTAACTGCTAGCCTCTCTGGATTACACATACTAGCTTTAATCTGTAGCTCAAATTTTTTCTAGTTTTGTATGACAATGTTATCATCAGACAATATACATTACAGACTTTTACAAAATAATGACATTTTAATAATAAATTATCAGACATCCCAACCAGCAGAgactaatccccccccccccccccccctcctgcacctGTTTTGACCATAAATGACCATTGCACAGTCTTGCGCTCGCTCTAAATACAGCATCCCTgaattccgggagattgtagagcatttgcgggcgtccgggagccgctattgaaatgcgggagactcccggaacttccgggagacttgggatgtctgaattattctgTTACTATTGGCTTCTCAGTGACACCGTTTGTGTACTGAACTGTACATACAGTGGGTTAAGCAAAGGAAGTTTGTATAGTGCATTGTATTGCACAATTCTTGCTATATGTCTAGCAATACCCCTGTGCCCCACCATATGCAGCTGGTGCCAGTGTCCCTAAGAAAGCCTGAGTCCACCACTGCTCTGTACTGTATCTTTTGGTTTAGATTATGTTTGTAttgttttggaatacagttgaAAACTGTACAAGAATATGATCTGTCCTTGAACATACCACACATCTAAGATTAGGCATATTCTTCAAACTTATGATAAGCATTGGTTGTTTAGCCATGCTTTTGAAGTTTTTGACAGTATTGTACAAAGGGTGTATTGTATAGAACATGAGACACATGATTCTTTTGAGTTCCAAAAACCACAAGGAATGGGTCTGGACCAAGCCCCTTCAAGGATGTGTTTTCATGCCTGGGAAAAATGTGATTGCATGCAGTGATTAAAGAATACATTTCAAACAGGGTCCATTTGGAGGTTCGGTAATATTGTAATCTGGGGCTTTCTGGAGCGGTTTTTACAGGTTGACCTGGGTTGAACAGAGGCATCCATGCACGCTGTGGTGTTGAGGCCTGGTCAGCAGGTTAAGTTCAGTATTCACGTCATAAGACCTCTCACAAGGACACCTGTTAAGCCTTTCTGATAAGAGGTTGCCTTTTCTCCAGCAGTGCTGTCAGCTCTGTTCTGGGGAGCGGGCCTCTCGGCTGGGGGAACAGGCATGCTGCCAGATGGCTTTGAAGGATGGCAGGCACACGCCTACCAATGCTGTAACACAGAGAccaccagagagagggagagagagtaagaaagagaggacaaaagagaggaagaaaagagagagaaaggggacaaAGTTAGCTCATTAGCCTTCAAACATGACACCTAACATTCATAATCTCCATCCAAAACCTTTAATACATTGACAGCTCATTAGTGGTTAGCCTACTGACAGACTGTGTTTTGAACACTGGTAACGCAGCACTGAAACGGCAGTTTTATTTCAATGGCTAATTCAAGGTCTGGTCCTGCTTTAATTAATTTCCTTGAATAATGCAACTACGTATTGGTGTTTTAATCAGCACTTAATTTCTGTATTGACATATACGACAATACGCTTATCTTGATTTGGGGCAGCTGTCCTTTAGAAATGAAGGTGTTTTAATCTGAAGCTGTCTTTCATGGTCACATTTCAGTGCTCTGTCCAAAAGGCAAGAATCAAGAGGATTTTCTGGAATGTTCGGTGTTTATGACAGTCCCAtctcacacaccccctccctcagcccaTTAAAGGCCTCTTCCCTTGGCATGTCCTCAGTAAAGGCAACAAACATGGCGGTCGGTTTCCATGTCTTTTAATTATAACTGAATGTGGATATGATTTAGATGGTAAGCATCTTTCAAATCCATTGAAATTAGCTTGAAGATTCAAAATACCTATCTCTAATACCTGGCTTTGGAGTGTTGTCAATTGTGTTTCATGTGAGACAGTACAGTAGATAGGATTGGGAAAAAGCATCTgaaattaaatgtatttgacCCCTAGCTTTCTATTTGAGCAGTGCTTTCATTCGAACCAGCCTGAGATAAAGAAACTGAAAAGAATTTGCCCCAAAATTGCCAGAGGACAGACTGAATTAAACTTTTGAGTGCCGTCTGCcactatttacattttacatttagtcatttagcagacgctcttatccagagcgacttacagtaagtacagggacattccccctgaggcaaagagggtg from Osmerus eperlanus chromosome 12, fOsmEpe2.1, whole genome shotgun sequence encodes:
- the tbata gene encoding protein TBATA, with translation MVLELLCQILQTDSLSLVQQWLLLAGQREKDMVMQLIQQAMEDSDLSSHQQRLYQGPLQAPQTSMTAQIQGPPQAFIPRTSVTAQIPSRGQLQRKQRLTGSLKTHPRSMEDRPENIGEAEVLEIHRDNPCPPCDEEDGEDQSSF